In Paenibacillus sp. FSL M7-0420, a single genomic region encodes these proteins:
- the rfbA gene encoding glucose-1-phosphate thymidylyltransferase RfbA: protein MKGIILAGGSGTRLYPLTMVTSKQLLPVYDKPMIYYPLSTLMLAGIKEILIISTAEDTPRFENLLGDGSQFGISLQYKIQPSPDGLAQAFILGEDFIGEDSVAMVLGDNIYYGNGMTKMLKQAADKTSGATVFGYHVPDPERFGVVEFDGDGKVLSIEEKPEHPKSNYAVTGLYFYDNRVISIAKEVKPSHRGELEITSINEAYLKLGELDVALLGRGFTWLDTGTHQSLVDATNFVRTIEDHQGIKISAPEEIAYINGWITKEHLLECGHKLSKTGYGQYLIKVATGKIQF, encoded by the coding sequence ATGAAAGGCATTATTCTTGCGGGAGGAAGCGGCACCCGCCTTTATCCACTGACAATGGTTACCAGTAAACAATTACTGCCGGTCTATGATAAACCCATGATCTATTATCCGCTGTCCACATTAATGCTGGCAGGCATCAAAGAAATTCTTATCATTTCTACCGCTGAGGATACACCGCGCTTTGAAAATTTACTTGGCGACGGCTCCCAGTTCGGAATCTCGTTGCAATATAAGATTCAGCCGAGTCCGGACGGGCTGGCGCAGGCTTTTATTCTGGGGGAAGACTTTATCGGGGAAGACTCCGTAGCTATGGTTCTCGGAGATAATATATATTACGGCAACGGTATGACCAAGATGTTGAAGCAAGCTGCCGATAAAACAAGCGGGGCGACTGTATTCGGCTATCATGTTCCCGATCCCGAACGTTTTGGTGTAGTGGAATTTGACGGAGACGGCAAGGTCCTCAGCATCGAAGAGAAACCGGAGCATCCAAAATCCAATTATGCGGTTACCGGCCTTTATTTTTATGACAACCGGGTAATTTCTATTGCTAAGGAAGTCAAGCCTTCACACCGTGGCGAGCTGGAAATCACTTCGATTAATGAAGCCTATCTGAAGCTGGGCGAGCTGGATGTTGCCCTGCTGGGACGCGGGTTTACCTGGCTAGATACCGGAACTCACCAGAGTCTGGTGGATGCCACCAACTTCGTCAGAACCATTGAAGACCATCAAGGGATCAAAATCTCCGCACCCGAAGAAATTGCTTATATCAATGGCTGGATTACCAAGGAACATCTCCTGGAATGCGGACATAAGCTGAGCAAGACCGGATACGGCCAATATTTAATTAAGGTCGCTACAGGTAAAATCCAATTTTAA
- the gmd gene encoding GDP-mannose 4,6-dehydratase, whose protein sequence is MTKRALITGITGQDGSYLAELLLSKGYKVFGLRRRTSIPIMDNIGHLKNEIEFIEGDLLDLGSLMRAVSISDPDEVYNLAAQSFVATSWVQPVATAQATGMGVTNLLEAVRLTKPEARFYQASSSEMFGKVVATPQKETTPFYPRSPYGVAKVYGHWITVNYRESYNMFACSGILFNHESPRRGIEFVTRKVSDAVARIKLGLQTELRMGNLDAKRDWGFAGDYVKAMWLMLQQDKADDFVISTAETHTIEELVDIAFTHVGLDWKDYVVVDQRFVRPAEVDILLGDCSKAKEKLGWEREITFEQLVKMMVDSDLALINENLIKGVKIV, encoded by the coding sequence GTGACAAAGCGTGCATTAATTACAGGGATTACAGGACAAGATGGATCTTATTTAGCAGAGCTTCTCTTGTCAAAAGGATATAAAGTATTCGGTTTGCGCCGTAGAACAAGTATACCAATTATGGATAACATCGGACATCTAAAGAATGAAATCGAATTTATTGAAGGGGATTTGCTGGATCTGGGGTCACTGATGAGAGCGGTGAGCATCTCAGATCCGGATGAAGTCTATAACCTGGCCGCCCAGTCTTTCGTAGCAACCTCTTGGGTTCAACCCGTTGCAACTGCTCAGGCTACTGGAATGGGTGTTACCAATTTGCTCGAGGCGGTGCGTTTGACTAAACCGGAAGCGAGATTTTATCAAGCCTCAAGCAGTGAAATGTTCGGTAAAGTAGTAGCAACACCACAGAAAGAAACGACCCCATTTTATCCACGAAGTCCATATGGTGTAGCTAAAGTTTATGGTCACTGGATTACTGTTAATTATAGAGAAAGCTATAACATGTTTGCTTGTTCTGGAATCTTGTTCAACCATGAATCGCCACGTCGCGGCATTGAATTTGTAACCCGCAAAGTATCTGATGCTGTGGCGAGAATAAAACTGGGTCTGCAAACGGAACTCCGGATGGGAAATCTGGATGCAAAAAGAGATTGGGGCTTTGCAGGGGATTATGTTAAAGCGATGTGGCTGATGCTTCAGCAGGATAAAGCGGATGATTTCGTAATCTCGACTGCGGAGACACATACGATTGAAGAACTTGTAGATATCGCATTTACTCATGTAGGACTGGATTGGAAAGATTATGTTGTGGTTGATCAGAGATTTGTTAGACCTGCTGAAGTGGATATACTGCTGGGCGATTGCTCCAAGGCAAAAGAAAAGCTAGGCTGGGAACGGGAGATTACATTTGAACAATTGGTCAAGATGATGGTGGATAGCGATTTAGCGCTCATTAATGAAAATTTAATTAAAGGTGTTAAAATAGTGTGA
- a CDS encoding stalk domain-containing protein: MIRRQSEVTADTAGPGSRTGHIRRGVSIIVVLLLLLSLFPVGRARAAEGALLQFSIRAGSTAATVNGKPVTIPKPFSENGTLLVPLGIFKKAFGSTVSLTGDDVVKVMYGPHTGAMTIGSTTAWKDGVKIKLAAPPSMVSGVLMVPLRFVAGVLGARMTPAEGGGVLVTLSPPVVVVDVEAQSGIDSDAGKTRIGNSYLEWSMNYPPGLVVGDSGGNESVATFTSAENGYYLEVHASPLAVPLDPEGLLENLVRSSEDGGEIVLDREAVSKAKVPYARTVSKDSSGALWEGRQYYAGGRLYEIYLTDDNAANYKDLGKYAALLNSFQPSFDASDRSIRDLSTIRNGLREGYNDDYGIALKVPADWSADDQQLYYTGKQGSYLRVKVSSAPAGSTLASWNEELRSQLRDTYVTEAYTLKDSVAGKVSGEPALINEIGLNAGSGWSTEYQVLLLKNGYRYYFEYVAASGPGQSGDQAHFTEVLNSIDIDFAQTKSNFGRLASEDYTQLSQKSVTKISKTYGYKLEIPRLWSSVQDLFESQSVEYRFTGGRFQLYASPEVTPEYAVSQLQSYYQNTKQDPKGPQVKSVTETTFAGVPATMLTVEQTKNSIPVGTKIIVFSRNDVVYTLTVTLNDANATASQQAVLERVLGSFGWVG, from the coding sequence ATGATCAGACGACAGAGTGAGGTAACGGCAGATACAGCCGGGCCGGGCAGCAGAACGGGGCATATACGGCGCGGAGTGTCTATTATTGTAGTCCTATTGTTGCTGCTCAGCCTATTTCCCGTGGGAAGGGCCCGGGCGGCAGAGGGGGCATTGCTACAGTTTAGTATTCGAGCGGGCAGTACAGCTGCAACAGTTAACGGGAAGCCGGTCACCATTCCGAAGCCTTTTTCTGAGAATGGAACGCTGCTGGTCCCGCTGGGAATTTTCAAAAAAGCCTTCGGCAGCACCGTCTCCCTCACAGGCGACGATGTAGTCAAGGTAATGTACGGGCCTCATACCGGTGCGATGACGATAGGCAGTACGACTGCCTGGAAGGATGGTGTCAAAATCAAGCTCGCAGCGCCCCCGAGTATGGTATCCGGTGTGCTGATGGTGCCGCTGAGGTTCGTGGCTGGGGTGCTGGGTGCGCGGATGACTCCGGCGGAGGGCGGAGGGGTACTGGTTACGTTATCTCCTCCAGTAGTAGTAGTAGACGTTGAAGCACAGAGCGGAATTGACAGCGACGCCGGCAAAACCCGGATCGGCAACAGTTATCTGGAGTGGAGTATGAACTATCCGCCAGGGCTGGTGGTAGGCGACAGCGGAGGGAATGAGAGCGTAGCGACTTTTACGAGTGCAGAGAACGGGTACTATCTGGAGGTGCACGCTTCGCCGCTGGCCGTTCCGCTTGATCCCGAAGGGCTGCTGGAGAATCTGGTCCGCTCCTCGGAGGACGGCGGGGAGATTGTGCTGGACCGGGAGGCTGTATCTAAGGCCAAGGTTCCTTATGCCCGGACTGTGAGCAAGGATTCGAGCGGCGCGCTTTGGGAGGGCAGGCAATATTATGCTGGAGGCAGGCTGTATGAGATCTATCTGACAGATGACAATGCTGCCAATTATAAGGACCTGGGCAAATATGCGGCGTTGCTGAATTCGTTCCAGCCTTCCTTTGACGCTTCCGACCGAAGTATCCGTGACCTCTCCACGATCCGCAACGGGCTGCGCGAAGGGTACAACGATGACTACGGGATTGCGCTTAAGGTCCCTGCTGACTGGAGTGCGGATGACCAGCAGCTCTATTATACGGGCAAACAGGGGAGTTATCTGCGTGTAAAAGTAAGCTCGGCCCCGGCAGGCTCCACGCTGGCAAGTTGGAACGAGGAACTGCGGTCTCAGCTACGTGACACTTATGTGACCGAGGCCTACACCTTGAAGGACAGCGTAGCGGGCAAGGTCTCAGGTGAACCGGCGCTGATTAATGAGATCGGGCTTAACGCGGGCAGCGGGTGGAGTACGGAATATCAAGTTCTGCTGCTGAAGAACGGGTACCGTTATTATTTTGAATATGTAGCGGCTTCCGGGCCCGGGCAGAGTGGGGATCAGGCGCACTTCACAGAGGTGCTGAACTCGATCGATATTGATTTTGCCCAGACGAAGAGTAACTTCGGACGCCTGGCGTCCGAGGATTATACCCAGCTCAGCCAGAAGTCGGTCACCAAGATCTCCAAGACCTACGGCTACAAGCTCGAGATTCCGCGGCTGTGGAGTTCGGTCCAGGATTTGTTTGAGAGTCAGAGCGTGGAATACCGCTTCACCGGCGGCCGGTTCCAGCTCTATGCCAGTCCCGAGGTTACGCCAGAATATGCTGTCAGCCAGCTCCAGAGCTATTACCAGAACACCAAGCAAGACCCTAAGGGCCCGCAGGTGAAAAGCGTCACAGAAACCACCTTCGCCGGTGTACCAGCTACGATGCTCACGGTAGAGCAAACCAAGAACAGCATCCCGGTGGGCACGAAGATCATTGTGTTCAGCCGCAACGATGTGGTCTATACGCTTACTGTCACACTGAATGATGCCAACGCCACGGCGAGCCAGCAGGCGGTGCTGGAGCGGGTGCTGGGGTCGTTTGGTTGGGTGGGGTAA
- the galU gene encoding UTP--glucose-1-phosphate uridylyltransferase GalU has protein sequence MKIRKAIIPAAGLGTRFLPATKAMPKEMLPIVDKPTIQYIVEEAVASGIEDIIIVTGKGKRAIEDHFDNSFELEFNLAEKQKWELLESVRKSSEMADIHYIRQKEPRGLGHAIWCARKFIGNEPFAVLLGDDIVESNKPCLKQMIEVYDQYRSSIVGVQQVPWEEVSRYGVVDGSELAERVYKANRLVEKPKREDAPSNLAILGRYILTPRIFDMLGEQQVGVGGEIQLTDAISRLSEVERIIAYDFEGRRHDVGEKMGFIQTSIHYALQHEELKEGLLEYLKQVIENEERLFSR, from the coding sequence ATGAAGATCCGTAAAGCGATTATTCCCGCTGCCGGTCTGGGAACCCGCTTCCTGCCTGCGACCAAAGCGATGCCCAAAGAAATGCTGCCCATCGTAGACAAACCCACGATTCAATATATTGTTGAGGAGGCAGTAGCTTCCGGGATCGAAGATATTATTATTGTGACAGGTAAAGGCAAGCGTGCAATCGAAGACCATTTCGATAATTCATTCGAACTGGAATTCAATCTGGCTGAGAAGCAGAAGTGGGAGCTGCTGGAATCGGTGCGCAAATCCTCCGAGATGGCCGACATCCACTACATCCGCCAAAAAGAACCCCGTGGCCTCGGACACGCAATCTGGTGTGCACGGAAGTTCATCGGTAACGAGCCCTTCGCAGTGCTGTTGGGGGATGACATCGTGGAGTCGAACAAGCCTTGTCTCAAGCAGATGATTGAAGTGTACGATCAATATAGATCCTCCATTGTGGGTGTCCAGCAGGTGCCTTGGGAAGAGGTTTCCCGTTATGGGGTAGTGGACGGATCTGAATTAGCTGAACGTGTCTATAAAGCTAACCGGCTTGTAGAAAAGCCGAAGCGTGAGGACGCTCCATCCAACCTGGCGATTCTGGGACGTTATATCCTGACTCCACGTATCTTCGATATGCTGGGTGAACAGCAGGTAGGGGTAGGCGGTGAGATTCAGCTTACTGATGCTATCTCACGCTTAAGCGAAGTGGAGCGGATTATTGCTTACGACTTTGAAGGCAGACGGCATGACGTCGGCGAGAAGATGGGTTTTATCCAGACAAGCATTCATTACGCGCTTCAGCATGAGGAGCTCAAGGAAGGGCTGTTGGAGTATTTGAAGCAGGTTATCGAGAACGAGGAGAGACTGTTTAGCAGATAA
- the rfbC gene encoding dTDP-4-dehydrorhamnose 3,5-epimerase, with amino-acid sequence MKFIKTNLEDVLVVEPAVFGDHRGWFMETYSEAKFHEHNLRYQFVQDNQSYSAVKGTLRGLHFQLNPKAQTKLVRCTRGSIFDVAVDIRQGSPSYGKWFGVELNAENKKQLLIPKGFAHGFMTLTEDVEVQYKCDELYAPECDGGILWNDPEIAIEWPIDVIPVLSAKDEQAPLLKDVKHNFVYEA; translated from the coding sequence ATGAAGTTTATCAAAACCAATCTGGAGGATGTTCTTGTCGTTGAACCGGCAGTCTTCGGGGACCACCGTGGCTGGTTCATGGAGACCTACAGCGAGGCCAAATTCCATGAACACAATCTCCGTTACCAGTTCGTTCAGGATAATCAATCCTATTCCGCTGTAAAAGGTACTTTGCGCGGACTTCACTTCCAGCTAAACCCGAAGGCACAGACCAAGCTTGTACGCTGCACACGCGGATCGATCTTTGATGTAGCTGTAGATATCCGTCAAGGCAGTCCTTCTTACGGCAAGTGGTTCGGCGTTGAGCTAAATGCTGAGAACAAGAAGCAGCTTCTCATCCCCAAAGGGTTCGCCCACGGCTTCATGACACTAACGGAGGATGTCGAGGTGCAGTACAAGTGCGATGAGCTGTACGCGCCTGAATGTGACGGCGGAATTCTGTGGAATGACCCTGAAATTGCCATTGAATGGCCGATCGATGTGATTCCTGTGCTGTCTGCCAAGGATGAACAAGCACCGCTGTTGAAGGATGTAAAGCATAATTTTGTTTATGAGGCTTAA
- a CDS encoding DUF3656 domain-containing U32 family peptidase, which translates to MKEQGIRREDVELLAPAGDWDCMRAAVANGADAVFFGVEKFNARARANNFRMDELPEIMAFLHSYGVKGFLTFNILVFENELPDAKGLIDACVDAGVDAVIVQDLGLVKMIREISPDFPIHGSTQMTITSPEAVEFTKPWGLERVVLGRENNLKQIRTIGEQARLPMEVFVHGALCVSYSGQCLTSEMWGGRSANRGECAQACRLPYDLMIDGEVKPMGDVTYLLSPKDLAAIDLMPELIEAGVTSFKIEGRLKTPEYVANVVSKYRKAIDKYFEGNWTPTSKEDMRELQQSFSRGFTNGFLEGTNNKKLVDGTFPKSRGVYLGTVEQILRDGVVCRIHAPLKRGDGIVFDAGDPTKKEEGGRIYDLRRKGVKLEGEAGEGWIIDIVPGRNDVDLRRLHVGDRIWKTNDPALDKALRQSYETEKPYRVFPVHVRVQGCAGEKLTTWWTDVQKNVTVRVDSELALETAQKRPMDTALLEEQFGRLGGTLFQLEALESHLQGDVIVPMRELNSIRRQAVELLAGERPKPPVYVKREVEVYGGTSRRGAAAGSGEAELTALCRSLPQVQAALEAGVTNIYADFEFIKQFPAAVDAVRAAGASIALATPRIHMPNENGYHANILRLQPDAVLVRNTGALYYYLRHRMEHPEAAHPRLIGDFSLNIANHRAVDLFLDAGCDRVTPSYDLNIQQMVDLLGHSDTSRMEVVIHQHLPMFHTEHCVYCTFMSEGTDYTNCGRPCEEQRASLQDRIGMSHPVRVDEGCRNTVYNAVEQSGAEYLNHFRELGVASFRVEFLEETPEQVGEVISLYSRALRGEISGTQVWKSLKATNQLGVTRGQLVNAK; encoded by the coding sequence ATGAAAGAGCAAGGAATACGCAGAGAAGACGTAGAGCTGCTGGCTCCGGCGGGAGATTGGGACTGCATGCGTGCGGCGGTGGCGAACGGGGCGGATGCTGTCTTTTTTGGCGTAGAGAAATTTAATGCACGGGCCAGAGCGAACAACTTCCGGATGGACGAGCTGCCGGAGATTATGGCGTTTCTGCACAGCTATGGAGTGAAGGGGTTCCTGACCTTTAATATACTGGTGTTCGAGAATGAGCTGCCGGATGCCAAGGGACTGATTGATGCCTGCGTGGATGCGGGTGTGGATGCCGTTATTGTTCAGGACCTGGGGCTGGTGAAGATGATCCGCGAGATCTCGCCGGACTTCCCGATTCATGGTTCTACGCAGATGACGATTACCTCGCCGGAAGCGGTGGAATTCACGAAGCCATGGGGGCTGGAACGCGTCGTCCTCGGCCGTGAAAATAATCTGAAGCAGATCCGCACGATTGGCGAGCAAGCCCGTCTGCCGATGGAGGTATTCGTGCATGGTGCGCTCTGCGTGTCGTATTCGGGCCAGTGTCTGACCTCCGAAATGTGGGGCGGCCGCTCGGCGAACCGCGGGGAATGCGCTCAGGCTTGCCGTCTGCCGTATGATCTGATGATTGACGGTGAAGTGAAGCCGATGGGCGATGTGACTTATCTGTTGTCGCCGAAGGATCTTGCCGCCATCGACCTGATGCCGGAGCTGATTGAAGCCGGAGTGACTTCGTTCAAAATCGAAGGCCGGCTCAAAACCCCGGAGTATGTCGCTAATGTGGTCAGTAAGTACCGTAAGGCGATCGATAAGTATTTTGAGGGTAATTGGACGCCTACCTCGAAGGAGGATATGCGTGAGCTGCAACAGAGCTTCTCACGCGGGTTCACGAACGGTTTCCTTGAAGGTACCAATAATAAGAAATTAGTCGATGGCACCTTCCCCAAGAGCCGGGGGGTGTATCTGGGCACCGTGGAGCAGATCCTGCGCGATGGCGTGGTCTGCCGCATTCATGCTCCGCTTAAACGTGGAGACGGCATTGTGTTCGACGCCGGAGATCCGACGAAGAAGGAGGAAGGCGGCCGCATCTACGATCTGCGCCGCAAGGGCGTCAAGCTTGAGGGCGAAGCAGGCGAAGGATGGATTATTGACATCGTTCCGGGCCGGAATGACGTAGATCTGCGCCGTCTGCATGTGGGGGATCGCATCTGGAAGACGAACGACCCGGCGCTCGACAAGGCGCTGCGGCAGTCGTATGAGACCGAGAAGCCGTACCGGGTATTCCCGGTTCATGTGCGGGTGCAGGGCTGCGCAGGCGAGAAGCTGACGACCTGGTGGACAGACGTTCAGAAGAACGTCACTGTCCGTGTGGATTCGGAGCTCGCGCTGGAGACAGCGCAGAAGCGTCCGATGGATACCGCGCTGCTGGAAGAACAATTCGGCCGCCTGGGCGGGACCCTGTTCCAGCTTGAAGCGCTGGAGTCGCATCTGCAAGGCGACGTGATCGTGCCCATGCGCGAGCTGAACAGCATCCGCCGTCAGGCGGTGGAGCTGCTTGCGGGCGAGCGCCCGAAGCCTCCCGTGTATGTGAAACGGGAGGTTGAGGTCTACGGCGGCACCTCCCGCAGGGGCGCCGCAGCGGGCAGCGGTGAAGCGGAGCTCACCGCGCTGTGCCGCAGCCTGCCGCAGGTACAGGCTGCGCTCGAAGCCGGCGTAACGAATATATACGCCGATTTCGAGTTCATCAAGCAGTTCCCGGCGGCAGTAGATGCTGTGCGGGCAGCAGGGGCCAGCATTGCGCTGGCCACCCCGCGCATCCATATGCCGAACGAGAACGGCTACCATGCCAACATCCTGCGGCTGCAGCCGGATGCTGTGCTGGTGCGCAACACCGGCGCGCTGTATTATTACCTGCGCCACCGCATGGAGCACCCGGAGGCTGCGCATCCCCGGCTGATCGGCGATTTCTCATTGAATATCGCCAATCACAGAGCCGTAGACCTGTTCCTGGACGCCGGTTGTGACAGGGTGACACCGTCATATGACCTGAACATCCAGCAGATGGTTGATCTGCTCGGGCACAGCGACACCTCCCGCATGGAGGTGGTCATCCATCAGCATCTGCCGATGTTCCATACCGAACACTGTGTCTACTGTACCTTCATGAGTGAAGGCACAGATTACACGAACTGTGGCCGCCCTTGCGAGGAGCAGCGTGCATCCTTGCAGGACCGCATCGGCATGTCCCATCCCGTCCGTGTAGACGAAGGCTGCCGCAACACCGTCTATAACGCGGTCGAGCAGTCCGGTGCAGAATACCTGAATCACTTCCGTGAGCTAGGCGTAGCTTCTTTCCGTGTAGAGTTCCTGGAGGAAACTCCAGAGCAGGTAGGAGAGGTCATCAGCCTTTACAGCCGCGCACTGCGTGGTGAAATCTCCGGCACCCAGGTTTGGAAAAGCCTGAAGGCCACAAACCAGCTTGGGGTTACACGCGGACAACTGGTGAATGCGAAGTAA
- a CDS encoding S1C family serine protease produces MGRSGIARGSVVLPGILLLLLSGFIGPAGVVHGAGYGGTGALAAERGTAVNVMKAGQAGKVQKESKGQWSQPAAADPVPQIISTVSPSVVGIIGKAGGETGGPDDRYNLTHGSGIIVRADGWIITNAHVMAGLEKAVVVTSDGTSYNITDTYSDEFSDLALVKIKAKALKPATFAGSAAKLQVGEKVIAIGTPISFSLRNSATVGVISGLNRSVDAAYRLIQSDTAINPGNSGGPLVNMKGEVLGVNSMKFAAVGVENMGFSIPADTVKYIMNQLLQYGEVRRPSLGIELEESWPVIVGLPGQEPLTVTKVLTAEARKAGITAGDALYAIDGHRVTSLVDVNELFRQYKPGAVVKLLMQSDGDIVARSLVLGQGDPLVNAAKAEGDTDDQTTE; encoded by the coding sequence ATGGGGAGGAGCGGGATTGCCCGAGGTAGTGTGGTACTGCCGGGTATTCTGTTGTTATTATTGTCGGGATTCATAGGTCCAGCCGGTGTGGTTCATGGGGCGGGCTACGGCGGGACAGGAGCATTAGCGGCTGAGAGAGGCACGGCTGTGAACGTAATGAAGGCCGGACAAGCAGGTAAGGTGCAAAAGGAGAGCAAGGGGCAATGGAGCCAGCCTGCAGCAGCAGACCCGGTTCCGCAAATCATAAGTACAGTCTCGCCGTCTGTAGTCGGCATTATAGGCAAAGCGGGCGGAGAAACCGGCGGACCGGATGACCGTTACAATCTGACCCACGGCTCCGGAATTATCGTCAGAGCAGACGGATGGATCATTACCAATGCCCATGTGATGGCCGGGCTGGAGAAGGCGGTAGTGGTCACCTCAGACGGGACGAGCTATAACATCACAGATACATACTCGGACGAATTCAGTGATCTTGCATTGGTCAAAATCAAAGCCAAAGCCTTAAAACCCGCAACCTTCGCAGGCAGCGCCGCCAAGCTTCAGGTAGGGGAGAAGGTTATCGCAATCGGGACGCCGATCTCCTTTTCCCTGAGAAATTCGGCTACTGTAGGTGTGATCAGCGGTCTTAACCGTTCGGTGGATGCGGCGTACCGGCTGATCCAGAGCGATACGGCCATCAATCCCGGCAACAGCGGAGGACCGCTGGTCAATATGAAGGGGGAGGTACTCGGGGTCAACAGCATGAAGTTCGCAGCCGTGGGTGTGGAGAATATGGGCTTCTCGATTCCCGCAGATACGGTGAAGTACATCATGAATCAGCTGCTCCAATATGGAGAGGTCCGGCGTCCGAGCCTCGGAATTGAGCTTGAGGAGAGCTGGCCCGTAATTGTCGGACTGCCTGGGCAGGAGCCGTTAACAGTGACGAAGGTGCTTACGGCAGAAGCGCGCAAGGCAGGAATTACGGCGGGAGATGCACTATATGCCATAGACGGACACCGGGTGACTTCACTTGTTGACGTTAATGAATTATTCAGACAGTACAAGCCGGGGGCAGTGGTCAAGCTTCTGATGCAGAGTGACGGCGATATCGTAGCCAGAAGCCTTGTTCTTGGACAAGGCGACCCTCTGGTTAATGCTGCTAAGGCGGAGGGGGATACGGATGATCAGACGACAGAGTGA
- a CDS encoding DUF3977 family protein, producing the protein MKYIEFGIGNTWWVRTEIEQPDGTEVEAQGIVRPIIFRSLYLRVWIGRTVWIADSQEGFKRGSKTARRFKIILGIRSEL; encoded by the coding sequence TTGAAATACATTGAATTCGGAATCGGAAACACATGGTGGGTGCGAACAGAGATTGAACAGCCCGATGGCACAGAGGTCGAAGCACAGGGGATCGTCCGGCCGATTATCTTCCGTTCCTTATATCTCAGAGTCTGGATCGGAAGAACAGTCTGGATTGCGGACTCACAGGAAGGGTTCAAACGGGGATCTAAGACTGCCCGCCGGTTTAAAATTATCTTGGGCATCCGCAGTGAGTTGTAG